The Rubripirellula tenax genome contains the following window.
GGCAGATTCCGAATTGTGAAACCAAATCGATGCACGCCTTCAATGGCGTAGTCACTTGCGGCGGTTTGAATCAGATCTTGATAGACAAGGCAATTGGCTGCTTGGCGGCTGTAACGGGCGTGAATGACGTCACCAGAAACGCTATCAAGTTCGAGCAGCTCTGTCGCGAGTTCGTCAACGCATCTCCATACCACCGGATCGCGTAGAAGCTCCTCGGCAATTGTCGCACAGTGATCCAGTAGCAACTGCACGTCATCCCGGTCTGCTCCCAGAAACAAGCGAGCGGCTCCTACAGCGGATTCGTAGTCTTCGTATACGCCGATTCCGTCGTAGTCCTCCTCAAACAGCCCTCGTTCTATTTGATCGTCAAGATCAAGATCACCGAAGAATTCTGCTAAAGGCCCTATGCCGCGGCGAGCGCTCAGCTGGTTTGGTGAATCGTCGTCGACTTCGAAATCGAGATCCTGGGACAAAATGAGAAGTCGATGCTCCGCTGCAAAGCCGGCATAGCAATTGACGATATACCGAACGACGGTCCGTTCAATTACATCATCCGGAAGTCCCTCGTAGATGAAAGTTTCAATGTCGCACAGCATCAGGGAAAATCCCGGTTTCAGCTTTGTCAGTCCAAGCTCTTCTTCGGTTCGGCCGGTAATGGTCGCAAAGTCAATACACTCGCCATCGCCAAACAAACAGAAGATGATTGCGTGTGCAGCTTCGTGATACGCGGTATCTCGCCGCACTCCTAGGTCAACATCTTCAATTTCAACGCTACTCATGATCGCCTCCTTCAAGTGGATCTTTTGATTCGGGCTAACGATTGCTATGCCAGCCCAAGGGATAGACTTTGAAATCATTCTTAGTTTCCTCTTCGGCGACGCCGGTGTGAATGAGTATTTGCATTACGCATCGCAGATCGAATCGCCTTATACTTAGGTGTACACGACCGTCCGTGTTCTCCAAGTCCAGTTCGTCGTCCCGCCTCGTTGTTGCGTGAACCAGCATTGTCAAGCGAGTGATCGGGCCTTGCCTTGTCGCGTCAAAATTGGCACCCCTGTCCTTTCCTGCTCCCTCTTTTCCTGGTCGCGTCGCGGCTTTGGTGCGCCCATTTTGTTGAACGAATCGATCTCGCTGGACTTTCCGCGGCTGTGGGATGACCGGACACTGGCTTTGTCGGTTGCTCGGAAAGTGACCAGCAATTGCGACGCGCGATCCGAAGGTCCGACTTCGGGAATCGCTCGGCGACGAATTGCTAGTGCCTCGTGGCCGCGGCCGGCTTCCTCTTGCCCAGGCACGTGCCTGGGACAAGTGAGATGGAATTCGTAGGGCAGTGGAAGTATCCTGTGGGGACGATGTAGCCATTTTGAATCCGTTACGTGGAAGTTCACTCATTGGTGTATCAATGGGTCGCTCGATTTCTTACAAAGCGACAGTCAATCATCCGTTATTGTTCGAATCCAACCGCCAGTGCCGCCGGCGAAGGCCTCATTTGCCATGACAAACCAGAGTTCGGTACCAGACTTGATTTCAGTCTCAACGAAGGGTTTGAAGCAATTACTGTCGAAAAGACTTAATGCAGCAAACGAGTCAGCCGAGGAGTATCTGCGGAGACTCATCGAAAACGACTTGGGCATTGCAGCCAAACCTACCGCTGTGAGCCATCGTGGCAGGGAAGCGTCTGGTAGTAGAACAATCCAGTGGCGTGCGATCGCGGCGACGGATGGAAAGTACGAGGTGAGTGACCGGGGAGCAGTGAGGCGTACGGGATCGACGAAAAAGCTATCGGTCCAATTTCGTCGTGGACGTGCCGTCGTCCATTTGCAGGTAGCCAGCGCCACGAAGACGTTCATTGTTCGCCGGCTTGTCGCGGACGCATTTCTGGGCCCGCTTCCGCCCGGTTGCTGGGTGATGCACCGAGACGGAAACATGAGGCGTCTTTCCGTTTCAAATCTGATCGTCGTTCCTGCCGGCGAAGGGCCGGTGAAGGCGGCTGAATTGACCACGCAGCGGGCGGCGAAAGCCCGCCGCAAGAAATCTAAAACGAACACTTGAGATCTCACGGCGACGTTCAGGTGACTCGCCACTGGCATCGCTTTGAACGGTCTCCAATCAATGGACGACGGCTGGAGGCGCAGCCGCAAGCGGCGGCGTGCTCATGACTTTCGCGTAGTGTGGCGACGTCAACAGGTGGCAAAGTGCGGCTGCTTTTTCGATGTCAATGGACAAGAACGACGACCATTCGCTGCGTTCTCTAGCACGTGTCACCGGCGTTGCCTCACGACGCCCCTGGCCTTGAACATGCAGGGTGTGCTTGCCGTTCTCGAATCGGACTTCGACTTCTGGTTCGTAGGCGTACGCCTTCGTTTCTTTTTGCGAATGCGTCCTCCAGCATGTCTTGTCGTGCAGGATGTAGATATCGCCAGATCGCCATCCCATGAAATCACCGACCAGCTTCGTCTGATACTGAGCAATCATCGTATTCTCTCGTCAAATTGGCTCTGCCTCTAAATCGGGCTGCGAATGGGCGATCGCCGTTTCTACTTATGAGCCGACGGTTTGTTTCTACACGCCGTTCATGGTTTGCCAAAATTCGTTTCGAGTAATAGCGTACGACGACTCTGTGATTCCGCCGAAAAACAATTCCTTGGACACGGAGTACCAATCATGTAACCAAGTCTCGCGGACAATTGCCGATGATCGGCAACCAGCTCAGACATTACCGCGGGGGTTGATGGCGGGTCAGAGGTCTTGTACGGATCGCTGGAACCGACGGGTTGCCCGTTCCGCCAAGGATCGAAAATGGTTTGCGTCACCCGCTCTTTGATAGCTGCGGGCGGCAAGAACGCTACATCGCAGCGCATCAAGCCAAGCGATCGCGGCGATCTCGGCTCGCATTTGCTGAATCATGCCACCATCACTTCGATCCATGATCTCGGCGACCCGATGATCAATCTCAAGCCGCGTCGCCTGAGATAACAAAATGTCCCCGCAGGTTAGTTCGTCAATCACCATTCGTTTGACGGATTCAACGACGCGAAAGAGTGATCGCAAAAGATCGGGTGCAAGTTCAGTCAGTCGGTCGAGTTCGCTGGATGCCGCCGCGTCACCTCGCTTGGCTGCACGTCGAAGTTCGTTGAACGCATGAAATTTAGGAATCGATTCCAAAGCCATTTCGATCGTTTCGTCGGCATCGACTCCGTCGGCTTGCGCCTCATTCAGATCGCATTTCATATCGCTTTGAAGTCTAAGGCAATTCGTTATCAACTTGGAAAGGACCCTGCGCACGTTTGACGCGGAAGCCAGGATCAGCATTTTGGTTTCGATGGACTGACTGATCCGTCGATCAGCAACCGCCAAGCGTACATTCGCGGCTCGCTCGGCTTTCCGGAGTCTTTCGGTTCGAAAGACTAAAGAGGCAACGGGATCGTCGACTGCGCCGATGTGGGAACCGACCAACTTTTCGCCGACCCTTTTCGTCGCTCTGATATAGGACCATCGCCCTACGATTCGAACATTATGCGACATCTTCAGGACTTGGCCAACATTTTTCGATTTCTTCAAAACCGTCATCAGTCTTGATTTGCGATTCTTGATGGTCGTGGAGAACCCAGTGAGCGAGTTCGTCCAGTACTCGTTGATCGGTTTCGAAGCGGAGACCACCGGTGGTAGGCCTCGAAAATTCTTCGTCCGACCCCAACTGATGCAGCGCACTCACCTGCCGCAAACTCAAATTTTGCATCGGTTGAAATGATTGGAAATCGAGTTCGAGTTGTACGCGCTGCCGACCAACTTCAGTCGACATATCATGGTGGATACCGACTCCGACAAAGCGGTAGTGGACCAGATAGTGCTCGCATACGATGGGGCCGCCCCGATAAGAGTTTTGTAGGATTACTGAGGTCAGCGACACCGGCTCCCCATTATGACCATCGAAGACGTGGCTTGCGATCCAAGATCTTGCATTCATCTTGCCGATGACATCAAAAAATAGCTGAATGTAGGTTTCGACGGCGTGCGAGCTCACGTTACTAAGTGCGGCAATACGCTCGGTCGGCTGCTTGGACAATAGCCTTGCCTCGACCTGAAGCCGAAGCTCTGCGTTTTCATGAATCTCAACCGCACCGGTAAAATCGTGTTCTGTCGTATGCCTATGTGTCACGTGCCCGTCTTTCGATGTTTGAAGCCATCGTGCCGCCGACAATGTGAATTCATCATCTTGCAAATCCGACTTCATTTCCAGCTTGCGGGCAAGTCGGTTCGCTCGGA
Protein-coding sequences here:
- a CDS encoding NUMOD4 domain-containing protein codes for the protein MTNQSSVPDLISVSTKGLKQLLSKRLNAANESAEEYLRRLIENDLGIAAKPTAVSHRGREASGSRTIQWRAIAATDGKYEVSDRGAVRRTGSTKKLSVQFRRGRAVVHLQVASATKTFIVRRLVADAFLGPLPPGCWVMHRDGNMRRLSVSNLIVVPAGEGPVKAAELTTQRAAKARRKKSKTNT